A DNA window from Hordeum vulgare subsp. vulgare chromosome 1H, MorexV3_pseudomolecules_assembly, whole genome shotgun sequence contains the following coding sequences:
- the LOC123419123 gene encoding aldehyde oxidase GLOX1-like — MARSSSLLRAGVLSMALLASFLGVEALFDPFNIFRARPESEYLDPFGDGPQKSPPPPRTEQEEKGAARPNTMGLTRVPPIGEPSKASLDTISLRVNVRDDKPDGAWTIVSENSGVSAMHIAIMRHGRAIMFDTVTTGRSLMRLRFDNCRHDPRRHRTDCWAHAVEFDYTTGAIRPLKILTDTWCSAGGFDADGNLVQSGGYFEGDRVVRYLSPCDTCDWKEHPFSLFEGRWYATQQMLPDGRFAVFGGRRAFSFEPLPRPGMFNHQSVPLALLRDTTDDVENNLYPFVNLLPDGNLFIFANDRGIIFDHRSEIVIRDIPPLPGGSRNYPASAMSAMLPLDLRGKQLQGGPELEPEVIICGGANKTAFKLGENGTYGWALKDCGRINLVKQDAQWATEEMPVQRVMGDMLILPTGDLLLLNGAAKGCAGWGFARAPVRTPLLYSPWAPQESRFRPLTESTISRVYHSTAALLPDATVLVAGGNTNSGYNFSGVDFPTEMRVERFSPPYLDRRLAANRPKIDVLSVPREGMRYGAKFTFRFWTPVEPVVEADVMVTMYAPPFTTHGYSMNQRLLILPITSFIADGRSYMITVDAPGKPELAPPGYYLVYVVAKDVPSIAAWARIMQ; from the coding sequence ATGGCCcggtcctcctccctcctccgcgCCGGCGTGCTCTCCATGGCGCTCCTCGCCTCCTTCCTCGGCGTCGAGGCCCTGTTCGACCCGTTCAACATCTTCCGCGCGCGGCCGGAGAGCGAATACCTCGACCCGTTCGGCGACGGTCCGCAGAAGAGCCCGCCCCCGCCCCGcacggagcaggaggagaagggcgCGGCGCGGCCAAACACCATGGGGCTCACCCGCGTGCCGCCCATCGGCGAGCCCAGCAAGGCTTCCCTCGACACCATCTCCCTCAGGGTCAACGTGCGCGACGACAAGCCCGACGGCGCCTGGACCATCGTCAGCGAGAACTCCGGCGTCTCCGccatgcacatcgccatcatgcgCCACGGCCGCGCCATCATGTTCGACACCGTCACCACGGGCCGCTCCCTCATGCGCCTCCGGTTCGACAACTGCCGCCACGACCCGCGCCGCCACAGGACCGACTGCTGGGCGCACGCCGTCGAGTTCGACTACACCACCGGCGCCATCCGGCCCCTCAAGATACTCACCGACACCTGGTGCTCCGCCGGGGGGTTCGACGCCGACGGTAACCTCGTGCAGTCCGGGGGCTACTTCGAGGGCGACAGGGTTGTCCGCTACCTCTCGCCCTGCGACACCTGCGACTGGAAGGAGCACCCGTTTAGCCTCTTCGAAGGGCGGTGGTACGCCACCCAGCAGATGCTCCCCGATGGCCGCTTCGCCGTCTTCGGCGGCCGCCGTGCTTTCTCCTTCGAGCCCCTGCCCAGGCCCGGGATGTTCAACCACCAGTCCGTGCCGCTCGCGTTGCTCCGGGACACCACCGACGACGTGGAGAACAACCTCTACCCTTTCGTCAACCTCCTTCCCGACGGCAACCTCTTCATCTTCGCCAACGACCGGGGCATCATCTTCGACCACCGCTCCGAGATCGTCATCCGCGACATCCCGCCGCTCCCAGGCGGATCCCGCAACTACCCGGCCTCCGCCATGTCCGCCATGCTCCCGCTCGACCTCCGCGGGAAGCAGCTCCAGGGCGGCCCCGAACTGGAGCCGGAGGTGATCATCTGCGGCGGCGCCAACAAGACGGCGTTCAAGTTGGGCGAGAACGGCACGTACGGATGGGCGCTCAAGGACTGCGGCCGCATCAACCTCGTCAAACAGGACGCGCAATGGGCCACCGAGGAGATGCCCGTGCAACGCGTCATGGGCGACATGCTCAtcctccccaccggcgacctGCTCCTGCTCAACGGCGCCGCCAAGGGGTGCGCCGGGTGGGGCTTTGCGCGGGCCCCCGTGCGCACGCCGCTCCTCTACTCGCCGTGGGCGCCGCAGGAGTCCCGCTTCCGGCCGCTCACGGAGTCCACCATCTCGCGCGTCTACCACTCCACCGCCGCCTTGCTCCCAGACGCCACCGTGCTCGTGGCCGGCGGCAACACGAACTCGGGGTACAACTTCAGCGGCGTCGACTTCCCCACCGAGATGCGCGTCGAGCGCTTCTCGCCGCCCTACCTCGATAGGAGACTCGCCGCCAACCGACCCAAGATCGACGTCCTGTCGGTGCCCAGGGAGGGGATGCGGTACGGGGCAAAGTTCACATTCAGGTTCTGGACGCCGGTGGAGCCAGTGGTAGAGGCCGACGTGATGGTCACCATGTACGCGCCGCCCTTCACCACGCATGGCTACTCCATGAACCAGCGCCTGCTCATCCTGCCCATCACGTCCTTCATCGCGGACGGCCGGAGCTATATGATCACCGTGGACGCGCCAGGGAAGCCAGAGCTGGCGCCACCGGGGTACTACCTCGTTTATGTGGTGGCCAAGGACGTGCCCAGCATTGCCGCATGGGCGAGGATAATGCAGTGA
- the LOC123449927 gene encoding protein NINJA homolog 1: MEDGLELSLGLSLGGGSSGKSKARDASLEPKAEPQVEESSSKGVSQPPDAPFAHYYQATAENQEHSSKQRHSPATPPFGNFWGQHGGSSAPVADGSSELMAHQSQLPQYQEGRTPNNIGNNSEENMPVSSKRRLLSEETSLQKKHHSAADQPDAFSKSSEGGVKNAPISISTDDGSTGENEDVADSEAEGSNSWLVAQREDSAKGSVVNRGSDIKRSSDDATGGFQGKRQPSFSGSESSSGKLPHGNPLQASNAVTAQYQGHTQVSAPLGITNAPNFPPMYTVQLRPPVNNGPAVQTVGGASQVSFGYPTGQLPILETSSSWAFGTPPQAISSFAAKQAERAGARQADDGKKPQEAGASSSALLEDGKVVEKVLPLMGSGSGIRPGIAPNVKFGGSGSYPDLPWVSTTGSGPNGRTISGVTYNFGRNEVKIVCACHGTHMTPEEFTRHASVDATGQENNATMSAFPVGNQAASAQN; the protein is encoded by the exons ATGGAGGATGGCCTTGAGCTTAGTTTAGGCCTCTCTTTGGGTGGTGGGTCTTCTGGGAAGTCTAAGGCAAGAGATGCTTCACTAGAGCCTAAAGCGGAACCTCAAGTGGAAGAGAGCAGTAGCAAAGGTGTCTCGCAACCTCCCGATGCTCCTTTTGCGCATTACTATCAAGCAACTGCTGAGAACCAGGAACATAGTAGCAAGCAGAGGCATAGCCCTGCTACCCCGCCGTTTGGGAACTTCTGGGGACAACACGGGGGCTCCTCTGCTCCAGTGGCAGATGGATCCAGTGAACTAATGGCTCACCAATCTCAGCTTCCCCAATATCAAGAGGGGCGGACTCCAAATAATATTGGAAATAATTCTGAGGAAAACATGCCAGTCTCAAGTAAACGAAGGCTGCTTTCTGAAGAGACGAGTCTTCAGAAGAAGCATCATTCTGCTGCTGACCAGCCTGATGCATTCAGTAAGAGCTCTGAGGGAGGTGTGAAAAATGCACCGATTTCAATTAGCACGGATGATGGTTCAACCGGTGAAAATGAGGATGTTGCAGACTCGGAAGCAGAAGGCTCAAACTCTTGGTTGGTTGCACAGCGTGAAGACAGTGCCAAGGGCTCTGTGGTAAACAGAGGATCCGATATAAAGAGATCCAGTGATGATGCTACAGGTGGATTTCAAGGGAAGAGGCAACCGAGCTTTTCAGGAAGTGAATCTAGCTCTGGAAAGTTGCCGCATGGAAATCCCTTACAAGCATCGAATGCAGTGACTGCGCAATATCAAGGCCATACTCAGGTTTCAGCACCCCTGGGCATAACTAATGCACCCAATTTTCCTCCAATGTATACAGTGCAATTGAGGCCACCTGTAAACAATGGACCAGCTGTCCAGACGGTGGGTGGTGCCTCCCAGGTTTCTTTTGGTTACCCAACAGGTCAGCTACCAATACTTGAAACGAGCTCTTCATGGGCATTTGGTACTCCGCCTCAggctatttcttcttttgctgcaaAGCAAGCCGAACGAGCAGGAGCCAGACAAGCTGATGATGGAAAGAAACCTCAAG AGGCTGGCGCATCCTCCTCTGCTCTTTTGGAGGATGGTAAGGTTGTCGAGAAGGTATTGCCTCTCATGGGCTCGGGCTCTGGTATAAGGCCGGGCATCGCCCCAAATGTCAAATTCGGAGGGTCCGGATCATACCCTGATCTTCCCTGGGTATCCACAACCGGGAGTGGACCAAATGGCAGGACCATATCAGGCGTAACGTACAACTTCGGCAGAAACGAAGTGAAGATCGTGTGTGCTTGCCATGGCACCCACATGACGCCCGAGGAGTTCACTCGACATGCTAGCGTGGATGCCACGGGCCAGGAGAACAACGCCACCATGTCGGCGTTTCCTGTTGGGAACCAAGCTGCCTCGGCCCAAAACTAA
- the LOC123449937 gene encoding exosome complex component RRP41 homolog — protein sequence MEYVNPLTGFRVDGRRPNEMRQLKGEVGVVSRADGSALFEMGNTRVIAAVYGPREIQNRSQQQNNKEALVRCEYRMAEFSTGDRRRKPKGDRRSTEISLVIRQTMEASILTHLMPHSQIDIFVQVLQADGGTRSACINAATLALADAGIPMRDIVTSCSAGYLCSTPLLDLNYIEDSAGGADVTVGILAKMDKVTLLQMDAKLPMDTFETVMDLATEGCKAIATYIREVLLENTKQLECQRG from the exons ATGGAGTACGTCAACCCTCTCACCGGATTCCGCGTCGACGGGCGCCGCCCCAACGAG ATGCGGCAGCTCAAGGGCGAGGTCGGCGTCGTCTCCAGGGCCGACGGCTCGGCGCTCTTCGAGATGGGCAACACCAGGGTCATCGCCGCCGTCTACGGGCCCCGAGAG ATCCAAAACAGGAGTCAGCAACAAAACAATAAAGAGGCTTTG GTGCGTTGTGAGTACAGAATGGCAGAATTTAGCACTGGGGATCGAAGGAGAAAGCCAAAAGGTGACAG GCGATCAACAGAAATTTCGCTTGTTATTCGACAAACAATGGAGGCAAGCATATTAACACATTTAATGCCACACTCACAG ATTGACATATTTGTCCAAGTTCTTCAAGCTGATGGTG GAACCAGGTCTGCATGCATCAATGCTGCAACACTAGCACTTGCAGATGCTGGGATTCCAATGCGAGACATAGTCACTTCTTGCAGTGCTGGGTATCTGTGCTCTACTCCCTTGCTTG atctgaattataTAGAAGACAGCGCTGGAGGCGCGGATGTCACCGTTGGCATTCTTGCAAAGATGGACAAAGTGACTCTTCTGCAG ATGGACGCGAAACTGCCAATGGATACATTCGAGACTGTCATGGACCTTGCAACCGAAGGGTGCAAAGCGATCGCAACCTACATCCGAGAG GTGCTATTGGAGAACACGAAGCAGCTGGAGTGTCAGCGCGGCTAG